The following are encoded in a window of Staphylospora marina genomic DNA:
- a CDS encoding redox-sensing transcriptional repressor Rex: MCGSSQKPEVPTPSMPEHKIPQVTAKRLPLYYRYLEKLHAIGKQRVSSSDLSDALQIDPATIRRDFSYLGELGKKGYGYNVTYLLQFLRDFLKQDEVTNVVLVGVGNLGTALLRYNFYRSHNTKIVAGFDLDPAKVGTDVDGIPVYALERLPEVIKLHNVEVAILTVPLSAAQSTTDYLVDAGVRGILNFTPARLTAPSRVRIHNIDLTIELQTLIYFLKNFPGEESD, encoded by the coding sequence ATGTGCGGCAGTTCACAAAAACCGGAGGTGCCAACCCCTTCCATGCCAGAGCATAAAATTCCCCAAGTGACGGCGAAGCGCTTGCCGCTGTATTACCGTTACCTCGAAAAGCTTCACGCCATCGGCAAGCAACGCGTTTCCTCGTCGGATCTGAGCGATGCCCTGCAAATCGACCCCGCGACCATCCGCCGGGATTTCTCCTACCTGGGCGAACTGGGCAAGAAAGGATATGGATACAACGTCACATATCTTCTCCAATTCCTGAGGGATTTTCTGAAACAGGATGAAGTGACCAACGTGGTGCTCGTCGGAGTGGGCAACCTTGGCACGGCTCTGTTGCGATACAATTTTTACCGCAGCCACAACACCAAGATTGTTGCGGGATTTGATCTGGATCCGGCCAAAGTGGGTACCGACGTCGACGGAATTCCGGTCTATGCGCTGGAACGGCTGCCCGAGGTGATCAAGCTGCACAATGTGGAAGTGGCCATCTTGACCGTACCCTTGAGCGCCGCTCAATCGACGACCGACTATCTCGTCGATGCCGGGGTCCGCGGCATCCTCAACTTCACGCCCGCCCGACTGACCGCACCTTCCCGCGTACGCATTCACAACATCGATCTGACCATTGAATTGCAAACGTTGATTTATTTTCTCAAAAATTTTCCTGGTGAAGAGTCGGATTGA
- the groES gene encoding co-chaperone GroES: MIRPLGDRVLLETIEREEKTASGIVLPETAKEKPQEGRIVAVGSGRIDENGNRIALEVKEGDRVIFSKYAGTEVKYGDKEYLILRESDILAVVD; this comes from the coding sequence ATGATCAGACCTTTGGGCGACCGTGTGTTGCTGGAAACCATTGAGCGTGAAGAAAAAACCGCCAGCGGCATCGTGCTGCCGGAAACCGCGAAAGAAAAGCCGCAAGAAGGCCGCATCGTGGCTGTCGGAAGCGGACGCATCGATGAGAATGGCAACCGCATCGCACTGGAAGTCAAGGAAGGCGATCGCGTCATCTTCTCCAAATACGCCGGCACCGAAGTGAAATACGGCGACAAAGAATATCTCATTCTGCGTGAAAGCGACATTCTTGCCGTCGTTGACTGA
- the abc-f gene encoding ribosomal protection-like ABC-F family protein, with protein MLLETKDITKTYGGTVVLRQANLRIIDGERVALVGPNGAGKSTLIRIITGELPADSGDVYISRKARIGYLAQNSGLDSSRTVWEEMLNVFRDLRETEEELRRLEKEMGREEVWSDPGRYDRITEKYSALRESFERKGGYGYEARIRGALTGLGLGGLDWKNTPVSRLSGGQKTRAALAKLLLEQPDLLILDEPTNYLDVEAVTWLEQTLSSWKGALLLVSHDRWFLDRLVTAVYELENGVTVRYAGNYTRYVKQNNERRKQLEKAYEQQQEEIRRLEDFVRRNIARASTSKRAKSRQKMLQKMDRIDKPAGDHRKAAIRFETGTSSGRLVLETKGLVIGYDRPLIPALNVKVERGDRIALLGPNGTGKSTLLKTIAGQIPPLEGELKLGVHVDIDLYDQEQKDLHPDKTVIEELWDDYPHLDHAGIRSYLGQFLFSGEDVFKRVDSLSGGEKARLSLLKRLLNQANFLLMDEPTNHLDMESKERLEEALEHFDGTLLFVSHDRYFIHRLATRIWELTPQGIIDWHGGYEYWLEKKELARLETRQQQEGISPEKKGPQRESEDRRRREKEEQRKERQRLRRIEELEKEIDELERELARVQEELCLPEVYGDPLKSAELSRQLNELEQSLAEKTDEWAELSEG; from the coding sequence GTGTTGTTGGAAACGAAAGACATCACAAAGACATATGGAGGAACGGTTGTCCTTCGGCAAGCCAATCTCCGGATCATCGACGGGGAACGGGTGGCCCTGGTGGGGCCGAACGGAGCGGGAAAATCCACTTTGATCCGCATCATCACCGGAGAACTCCCGGCAGATTCCGGAGACGTGTACATCTCGCGGAAGGCGCGCATCGGATATCTGGCCCAAAACAGCGGACTGGACTCCTCCCGCACGGTCTGGGAAGAGATGTTGAACGTGTTCCGCGATCTCCGGGAAACCGAAGAAGAATTGCGCCGACTGGAGAAAGAGATGGGACGCGAGGAAGTCTGGTCGGACCCGGGACGCTACGACCGGATCACGGAAAAATATTCGGCGCTCCGCGAATCGTTCGAGCGGAAAGGCGGTTACGGATACGAAGCCCGGATCCGCGGAGCGCTGACCGGACTCGGTTTGGGCGGATTGGATTGGAAAAACACCCCGGTCAGCCGGCTTTCCGGCGGACAAAAAACCCGGGCCGCTCTGGCCAAACTGCTGCTCGAACAACCCGACCTGCTCATTCTGGACGAGCCGACCAACTACCTGGATGTCGAGGCGGTGACCTGGCTGGAACAAACGCTGTCCTCCTGGAAAGGAGCTCTCCTGCTCGTGTCGCACGACCGCTGGTTTCTCGACCGGCTGGTGACGGCGGTCTATGAACTGGAAAACGGGGTCACGGTGCGATATGCGGGCAATTACACCCGCTACGTCAAACAGAATAACGAACGCCGCAAGCAACTGGAAAAAGCGTATGAACAACAGCAGGAAGAAATTCGTCGCCTGGAAGATTTCGTCCGGCGAAACATCGCCCGCGCCTCCACCAGCAAGCGGGCCAAAAGCCGCCAAAAAATGCTGCAAAAAATGGATCGGATCGACAAACCGGCCGGCGACCACCGAAAGGCGGCCATCCGCTTCGAGACGGGCACATCCAGCGGAAGACTCGTGCTGGAGACGAAAGGACTGGTCATCGGTTATGATCGCCCGCTCATCCCCGCGCTGAATGTCAAAGTGGAGCGGGGCGACCGGATCGCGCTTCTGGGCCCCAACGGAACCGGAAAATCGACATTATTGAAGACGATCGCCGGGCAGATCCCGCCGTTGGAGGGAGAACTGAAACTTGGAGTCCACGTGGACATCGACCTGTATGATCAGGAACAGAAAGATCTGCATCCGGACAAAACGGTGATCGAGGAACTGTGGGATGACTATCCGCATCTGGATCATGCCGGGATCCGCTCTTACCTGGGGCAGTTTCTCTTCTCGGGGGAAGACGTGTTCAAACGGGTCGACAGCCTGAGCGGCGGAGAAAAGGCCCGTCTCTCCCTGCTGAAACGGCTGCTGAACCAAGCCAATTTCCTCTTGATGGACGAACCCACCAACCATCTGGACATGGAGTCCAAAGAACGCCTGGAAGAGGCGCTGGAACATTTTGACGGAACACTTCTCTTTGTGTCGCACGACCGCTACTTCATCCACCGGCTGGCGACGAGAATATGGGAACTGACTCCGCAGGGGATCATCGACTGGCACGGCGGTTACGAATACTGGCTGGAGAAAAAGGAATTGGCCCGCCTGGAAACCCGTCAACAACAAGAAGGGATTTCTCCGGAAAAGAAAGGACCGCAAAGGGAATCGGAAGATCGAAGGCGACGCGAAAAAGAAGAGCAACGCAAAGAAAGGCAGCGGCTGCGACGGATCGAGGAACTGGAGAAGGAAATCGATGAACTGGAGAGGGAATTGGCTCGCGTCCAGGAAGAATTGTGCCTTCCCGAAGTATACGGCGATCCTTTGAAAAGTGCCGAACTCTCCCGCCAATTGAACGAGCTGGAACAATCACTGGCGGAAAAAACGGACGAATGGGCCGAATTGTCGGAGGGATGA
- the groL gene encoding chaperonin GroEL (60 kDa chaperone family; promotes refolding of misfolded polypeptides especially under stressful conditions; forms two stacked rings of heptamers to form a barrel-shaped 14mer; ends can be capped by GroES; misfolded proteins enter the barrel where they are refolded when GroES binds), whose amino-acid sequence MAKQIRFSEEARRAMLRGVDTLANAVKVTLGPKGRNVVLERKFGSPLITNDGVTIAKEIELEDPFENMGAQLVKEVATKTNDVAGDGTTTATVLAQAIIREGLKNVAAGANPMVLRKGIEKAVAAAVSEIKEIAKPIEGKDSIAQVAAISANDEETGKLIAEAMEKVGKDGVITVEESKGFNTELEVVEGMQFDRGYISPYMITDTDKMEAVLEEPFILITDKKIGNIQDILPVLEKVVQQGRPLLIIAEDVEGEALATLVVNKLRGTFTAVAVKAPGFGDRRKAMLQDIAILTGGQVISEELGLDLKSTRIDQLGRARQVRVNKEDTIIVDGFGEQSEIKARVQQIRQQLEETTSEFDKEKLQERLAKLAGGVAVIKVGAATETELKEKKLRIEDALNATRAAVEEGIVAGGGTALVNVIRAVEKLETSLPAGDEKTGVSIIKRALEEPVRQIAANAGLEGSVIVERLKKEEVGIGFNAQTSEWVNMIQAGVVDPAKVTRSALQNAASVAALFLTTEAVVADKPEENKKEPDMSGMGGMGGMM is encoded by the coding sequence ATGGCGAAGCAAATCCGTTTCAGTGAAGAGGCCCGTCGCGCCATGCTGCGCGGTGTGGATACGCTTGCCAATGCCGTGAAAGTGACCCTCGGTCCGAAAGGCCGCAACGTGGTGCTCGAGCGCAAATTCGGTTCTCCGCTCATCACCAACGACGGCGTGACCATCGCGAAAGAAATCGAACTGGAAGATCCGTTTGAAAACATGGGTGCCCAACTGGTCAAAGAAGTGGCCACCAAAACCAACGACGTGGCCGGTGACGGAACCACCACCGCAACCGTTCTGGCTCAGGCCATCATTCGTGAAGGTCTGAAAAACGTGGCTGCGGGCGCCAACCCGATGGTTCTGCGCAAGGGCATTGAGAAAGCCGTCGCCGCTGCCGTTTCCGAGATCAAGGAGATCGCCAAGCCGATCGAGGGCAAAGATTCCATCGCCCAAGTGGCCGCCATCTCCGCCAACGATGAAGAAACCGGCAAACTGATCGCCGAAGCCATGGAAAAAGTGGGCAAAGACGGAGTGATCACCGTCGAGGAGTCCAAAGGCTTCAACACCGAACTCGAAGTGGTTGAAGGCATGCAGTTTGACCGCGGTTACATCTCTCCGTACATGATCACCGACACGGACAAAATGGAAGCCGTGCTGGAAGAGCCGTTCATCCTGATCACCGACAAGAAGATCGGAAACATTCAGGACATCCTGCCGGTTTTGGAAAAAGTCGTCCAGCAAGGCCGTCCGCTCCTGATCATCGCCGAAGACGTGGAAGGCGAAGCATTGGCCACCCTCGTGGTGAACAAACTGCGCGGAACCTTCACCGCCGTTGCCGTCAAGGCTCCCGGATTCGGTGACCGTCGCAAAGCCATGCTGCAAGACATCGCCATCCTCACCGGCGGACAAGTCATTTCCGAAGAGCTGGGTCTGGACCTCAAATCGACCCGCATCGACCAACTGGGTCGTGCGCGTCAAGTGCGCGTGAACAAAGAAGACACCATCATCGTGGACGGTTTCGGCGAGCAAAGCGAAATCAAGGCTCGCGTTCAGCAAATCCGTCAGCAGCTTGAAGAAACCACTTCCGAGTTTGACAAAGAGAAGCTGCAAGAGCGTTTGGCAAAACTGGCCGGCGGTGTGGCCGTCATCAAAGTGGGTGCCGCTACCGAGACCGAGCTGAAAGAGAAGAAACTGCGCATCGAGGACGCTCTCAACGCCACCCGTGCCGCCGTGGAAGAAGGCATCGTGGCCGGAGGCGGAACCGCGCTGGTGAACGTGATCCGCGCCGTTGAGAAACTGGAAACTTCCCTGCCGGCCGGCGACGAGAAAACCGGTGTCTCCATCATCAAACGCGCTCTGGAAGAACCGGTGCGTCAAATCGCCGCCAACGCCGGTCTGGAAGGCTCCGTCATCGTGGAGCGCCTGAAAAAAGAAGAAGTGGGCATCGGTTTCAACGCCCAAACTTCCGAATGGGTCAACATGATCCAGGCAGGTGTCGTCGACCCGGCCAAAGTGACCCGTTCCGCTTTGCAAAACGCCGCTTCCGTGGCTGCTCTGTTCCTGACCACCGAAGCCGTTGTGGCCGACAAACCGGAAGAAAACAAAAAAGAGCCCGACATGAGCGGTATGGGCGGCATGGGCGGCATGATGTGA
- a CDS encoding 5-formyltetrahydrofolate cyclo-ligase, translated as MEQKKELRRRMLEIRLNMPEPLRERESAEICRRLTESDVYRAADSVLFYMPFRGEVDVKPAILHAWQSGKTVLLPRVQTATRRMRAFRVNGWDDLEKGAYGIPEPKEDPDGMWPPERIDLVVTPGVAFDRKGYRLGYGGGYYDRFLQGLNHPVRIGVCFREQMVDTVFPEPHDQRMRWIVTPDDWLTIDG; from the coding sequence TTGGAACAAAAAAAAGAACTCAGGCGTCGAATGTTGGAGATTCGTCTGAACATGCCGGAGCCGCTCAGGGAGCGGGAATCCGCCGAAATCTGCCGTCGGTTGACGGAATCGGACGTATATCGGGCGGCCGATTCGGTCCTCTTTTACATGCCCTTTCGCGGGGAGGTGGATGTCAAACCCGCGATCCTTCATGCCTGGCAGTCGGGAAAAACGGTGCTCCTCCCCAGGGTTCAAACCGCAACTCGCCGGATGAGAGCCTTCCGGGTGAACGGGTGGGACGACTTGGAAAAGGGAGCGTACGGCATACCGGAACCGAAAGAAGATCCGGACGGAATGTGGCCGCCGGAGCGGATCGATCTGGTGGTCACTCCGGGAGTGGCCTTTGACAGGAAAGGGTACCGTCTCGGTTACGGAGGCGGATATTACGACCGTTTTTTGCAGGGACTCAACCATCCCGTACGGATCGGCGTCTGTTTCAGGGAACAGATGGTTGACACCGTGTTTCCCGAACCGCATGACCAAAGGATGCGGTGGATTGTCACGCCCGATGACTGGCTCACGATCGATGGATGA